In Hevea brasiliensis isolate MT/VB/25A 57/8 chromosome 13, ASM3005281v1, whole genome shotgun sequence, a single genomic region encodes these proteins:
- the LOC110643113 gene encoding non-specific lipid transfer protein GPI-anchored 31, which yields MASNLSFFLCILSLFFIYATHAATHHHAAAPAPSVDCSSLVLNMADCLSYVSNGSTATKPEGTCCSGLKTVLKTDAECLCEAFKSSAQLGVVLNVTKALTLPAACKLHAPSASNCGLSLAPTAAPGVTPPSIATAPGTNSGLNVQAPAPSPGASSSHGISISVGSLAIGFVIAAFSSF from the exons ATGGCGTCAAATCTCTCTTTCTTCCTTTGCATTCTCTCCCTCTTCTTTATCTATGCCACTCATGCCGCCACCCATCACCACGCCGCTGCTCCGGCGCCCTCCGTCGACTGCTCCAGTTTGGTGTTGAACATGGCTGACTGTTTGTCTTATGTTTCAAACGGCAGTACCGCAACCAAGCCAGAGGGTACTTGTTGCTCTGGATTGAAAACTGTGTTGAAAACTGATGCAGAGTGTCTCTGTGAGGCTTTCAAGAGTAGTGCTCAGTTGGGTGTTGTGTTGAATGTTACTAAGGCTCTTACTCTTCCTGCTGCATGCAAACTCCATGCCCCTTCCGCCTCTAATTGTGGAT TGTCTTTGGCTCCTACTGCAGCACCTG GTGTAACCCCACCCTCTATTGCTACTGCACCTGGCACGAACTCTGGATTGAACGTGCAAGCACCAGCACCGTCTCCGGGGGCCTCAAGTTCTCATGGGATATCGATCTCTGTTGGATCTCTAGCCATTGGCTTTGTAATTGCAGCGTTCTCTAGTTTTTGA
- the LOC110652705 gene encoding 60S ribosomal protein L35 — MARIKVHELRQKSKTELLNQLKDLKAELALLRVAKVTGGAPNKLSKIKVVRLSIAQVLTVTSQKQKAALREAYKNKKFLPLDLRPKKTRAIRRRLTKHQQSLKTEREKKREMYFPMRKYAIKV; from the exons ATGG CGAGAATCAAGGTCCATGAGCTGAGACAGAAGTCGAAGACTGAGCTCTTGAATCAGTTGAAGGATCTAAAGGCTGAGCTCGCTCTGCTTCGCGTCGCTAAGGTCACCGGGGGTGCTCCTAACAAGCTCTCCAAGAT CAAGGTGGTGAGGTTGTCTATTGCTCAGGTCTTGACTGTGACTTCTCAAAAGCAGAAGGCTGCACTTAGAGAAGCATACAAGAACAAGAAGTTCTTGCCCCTTGACCTGCGTCCTAAGAAGACCAGGGCGATCCGCAGGAGGCTTACTAAGCACCAG CAATCTTTAAAGACCGAACGtgagaagaagagagaaatgtACTTTCCAATGAGAAAGTATGCTATTAAGGTGTAG